Proteins co-encoded in one Corylus avellana chromosome ca9, CavTom2PMs-1.0 genomic window:
- the LOC132192067 gene encoding pentatricopeptide repeat-containing protein At5g12100, mitochondrial — protein sequence MARHVHRLPRFLLAARNEVQNPISFPLSHSLCSASEPEKPTETTSTEIQNPSTNVEDQQRHEQVQKLRVLLLQSRTDTAQRLIKSLVLAKAPFSSPSELFTLFAVSAPSVKRTFSDMLLAVCSESRMTTEATEVYRLMKRDGRFPSLASFNVLLESLVASKQYQIALELVSDAVGSGIRLGRFAFGKAVLAAVKLGNLNRAFELLDNMKKSSVSPGVFVYNVVLDGLCKEKRMRDAEKVFDEMLKTKLVPSLVTYNTLIDGYCKVGELEGAFGLRDRMKVENVEPSLVTFNSLLSGLCRARRMDDAKRILEEMNAYGFVPDGFTYNIVFDGHSRSGNGEASLALFEDAVGKGVRFNKYTCSILLNGLCKEGKMEKAEEILKKLMERGLVPDEVMYNTIMNGYCRRGDLNRAISILEQMESHGLRLNCITFNTLISKFCAMREMDKAEEWVKKMAEKGISPNVETFNTLIDGYGRKCLFDRCFQILEEMENKGIKPNVVSYGSLINCLCKDGKFLEAEIILRDMVGRGVLPNAQIYNMLIDVNCTAGKLKGAFMFFDEMANNGIRATLVTYNALIDGLCKKGRVIEAENLVSEITSSGYSPDVITYNSLISGYANTKNIQKCLSLYEHMKKLGIKPTLNTYHPLITAGCEEDIVLVENLVNEMSQMGLACDRLVFNALIHCYAKHGYLQRAFALQRDMIDQGIPADKMTYNSLILGHFREGKLSGVKDLVTDMKAKGLAPKADTYNILVKGFCEQKDFSGAYVWFREMADNGFLLTASTCNELIAGLQQEGRFQEAQIVCLEMKVKLTDDSGTNEDLSAVAKM from the coding sequence ATGGCAAGGCACGTCCATCGTCTTCCCAGGTTCCTCCTCGCTGCCCGAAACGAAGTCCAAAACCCCATCTCATTCCCTCTCTCCCACTCCCTCTGCTCAGCCTCTGAACCTGAAAAGCCAACCGAAACCACCTCAACAGAGATTCAGAATCCTTCTACCAACGTTGAAGACCAGCAGCGCCATGAGCAAGTCCAGAAGCTCCGAGTCCTTCTCCTACAGAGCCGTACGGATACTGCCCAGAGGCTCATCAAGTCCCTTGTTCTCGCCAAAGCTCCTTTCTCTTCGCCCTCCGAGCTTTTCACTCTCTTCGCCGTCTCTGCGCCCTCCGTGAAGCGAACTTTCTCGGACATGCTCTTGGCGGTTTGCTCGGAGTCCAGAATGACAACCGAAGCCACGGAGGTTTACAGATTGATGAAGAGAGACGGTAGGTTTCCTTCTTTGGCTTCTTTCAATGTGTTGCTTGAATCATTGGTGGCCTCGAAACAGTATCAGATAGCGTTGGAATTGGTTTCGGATGCTGTGGGGTCGGGTATTCGACTTGGTAGGTTTGCCTTTGGGAAGGCGGTTCTTGCGGCGGTGAAGTTGGGGAATCTGAACAGGGCATTTGAGTTGCTGGATAACATGAAGAAGAGCAGCGTGAGTCCTGGTGTGTTTGTTTACAATGTGGTGCTGGATGGGTTGTGTAAAGAGAAGAGAATGAGGGACGCAGAGAAGGTATTTGATGAAATGCTGAAGACGAAGTTGGTGCCGAGTTTGGTTACGTATAATACACTGATTGATGGGTATTGTAAAGTAGGGGAATTGGAGGGTGCTTTTGGTTTGAGAGACAGGATGAAGGTGGAGAATGTGGAGCCGAGTCTTGTTACATTCAATTCTTTGCTTAGTGGGCTTTGTCGGGCACGGAGAATGGATGATGCAAAGAGGATATTAGAGGAAATGAATGCCTATGGATTTGTGCCTGATGGGTTTACTTACAATATAGTTTTTGATGGGCATTCGAGAAGTGgtaatggtgaggcttcattgGCTTTGTTTGAAGACGCAGTTGGGAAAGGAGTAAGGTTTAATAAGTATACATGTAGCATTTTGTTGAATGGGTTGTGCAAAGAAGGGAAGATGGAAAAGGCAGAGGAGATTCTGAAGAAACTAATGGAGAGAGGGCTTGTTCCGGATGAGGTAATGTATAACACAATTATGAATGGATACTGTCGGAGGGGCGATTTGAACAGAGCCATTTCAATTCTTGAACAAATGGAAAGTCATGGGTTGCGGCTCAACTGCATCACTTTCAATACTTTGATTAGCAAGTTTTGTGCGATGAGAGAGATGGATAAGGCGGAGGAGTGGGTAAAGAAGATGGCAGAGAAGGGAATTTCCCCGAATGTTGAGACATTTAACACCCTTATTGATGGCTATGGACGGAAGTGCTTGTTTGACAGGTGTTTCCAGATTCTCgaagaaatggaaaataaagGGATAAAGCCAAACGTTGTAAGCTATGGTTCTCTCATAAATTGTTTATGCAAGGATGGTAAGTTTCTTGAAGCTGAAATTATCCTCAGGGATATGGTAGGAAGGGGGGTATTGCCAAATgcacaaatatataatatgctCATTGATGTTAATTGTACAGCGGGGAAACTGAAAGGTGCCTTTATGTTTTTCGATGAGATGGCAAACAATGGTATAAGGGCAACACTTGTAACCTACAATGCTCTTATTGACGGGCTGTGCAAAAAGGGAAGGGTGATAGAAGCTGAAAATTTGGTTTCCGAGATCACGAGTAGTGGTTATAGTCCTGATGTGATCACATACAACTCCCTAATCTCAGGGTATGCTAATACGAAAAACATCCAGAAATGTCTCAGCTTGTATGAACATATGAAGAAGTTGGGGATTAAACCTACTTTAAATACATATCATCCTCTAATTACTGCAGGCTGTGAGGAAGATATTGTGCTGGTAGAGAATTTGGTAAATGAAATGTCACAGATGGGTTTGGCCTGCGACAGATTGGTATTTAATGCACTTATTCACTGTTATGCAAAACATGGCTACCTTCAGAGGGCGTTTGCCTTGCAGCGTGATATGATAGACCAGGGCATTCCTGCCGACAAGATGACCTATAATAGCTTGATTCTGGGGCATTTCAGAGAAGGAAAGTTGTCAGGGGTAAAGGATCTTGTTACTGATATGAAGGCCAAAGGATTGGCCCCTAAAGCTGATACTTATAACATACTTGTTAAGGGATTTTGCGAACAAAAGGATTTCAGTGGGGCATATGTTTGGTTTAGGGAAATGGCCGACAACGGCTTCCTACTAACTGCCTCTACATGCAATGAGCTGATCGCCGGCCTTCAACAGGAGGGGAGGTTTCAAGAGGCCCAGATTGTCTGCTTGGAAATGAAGGTTAAACTAACAGATGATTCGGGCACCAATGAGGATCTCTCTGCTGTTGCCAAAATGTGA